DNA sequence from the Sulfurimonas sp. genome:
AAGTACAACGACAGAGAGGATAAACTCTTGGATGTCTCTTTGGAGTACATTAAGCAAGACAGGTTTGACAAAGCGGAAAAATTTCTTATTGATTTGATTGATTCTACGGGGCAGAAAAGTTATGTTCCTTTCTATAATTTGGGTGTTATAAAAGAGGCGAACGGCAAATATGCAGAGGCGCAAAAATATTATAAAAGGGCAGACGAGCTGATGATAAAACCGGTAGGCGAGATAAGCCAAGCATGTCTTAGGATTGAAGATTTGATAGAAAAAAACAACAGAGCCAAAGAGCAGTTGACAAAGTAGGATGCGTGGCAAATAAATTTTTTTCCGTAATAATTTTAATAATCGGCTTACTTTTTCTATCCGGCTGTTTATCCAAAAAAGAGGTTGATTTAACCCAAAAAAAAGTGCTTCCCTCTTGGTATGCAAATCCTCCGCAAACAACGCCTGCAACACTCTACGCAACGGGTGAGGGTGAAGATAGGGATGATGCCGTGGCAAATGCGCTAAGTATGATGGCTTCAACCCTAAGCGTATCCATAGCATCGCAATTTAGCTCAAAAAAAGTTGTAAAAGAGGGTTTGGAAAACAGCATCAGTTCAACCGTTTCAAACGAGGTTCAAAGCGATGTTAAAAAAATCCGTATCAGCCATTATGAAATTCTTAACTCTTGGGAACTCGGGTTTAAAAAATATATAGTTTTAATCAAATCCGATAAACAAAAGCTCTTTGAGAGTATGAAAAACGAGTTGGAACAAAAATTTGCTTTTATAGAGAGCGAGATAAAACAGTCTCAAAAATATAATGCGCTAGAGCAGTTAAATAGCTACAAAAAAGCAAAAGCCGATACGAATGATGTACCGAATATATTAACCGTAATGAATGTTTTAAACGGCACTTTTGATGCAAGAGAGTATATCGGCAAGATGGAGATGATAGAGAGCCGTTACGGTACTTTGCTTGCATCTATTACCGTGAGTATAGAGTGTGATGCCGAGTCAAAAAATTTAGAAGCACCGATAAGAGAGGGACTTGGTTTAAAAAAAGTGCAAATCAAAAACGGCAGCGGTGAAAAACACTTTTATATAACGGTATCTTCAAATATCCAAAAAGCATCTTCATACGGATTTGCGCTTGCACGCTCTGCT
Encoded proteins:
- a CDS encoding LPP20 family lipoprotein, translating into MANKFFSVIILIIGLLFLSGCLSKKEVDLTQKKVLPSWYANPPQTTPATLYATGEGEDRDDAVANALSMMASTLSVSIASQFSSKKVVKEGLENSISSTVSNEVQSDVKKIRISHYEILNSWELGFKKYIVLIKSDKQKLFESMKNELEQKFAFIESEIKQSQKYNALEQLNSYKKAKADTNDVPNILTVMNVLNGTFDAREYIGKMEMIESRYGTLLASITVSIECDAESKNLEAPIREGLGLKKVQIKNGSGEKHFYITVSSNIQKASSYGFALARSAIEITVKDYKNSVIGSKKLNITGQSTQGYEIAKESVAVKFGEMIKKEGVGKVLGLDL